One Paenarthrobacter aurescens TC1 DNA window includes the following coding sequences:
- the ndk gene encoding nucleoside diphosphate kinase (identified by match to protein family HMM PF00334) — MERGSRGPSRPANPVNWLGKPPNNRIGASVSIERTLVLVKPDGVARNLGGSILARIEAKGYTLAELKKVNATRELLEQHYEEHVGKPFYEPLVEFMLSGPVIAAVFEGHRVIEGFRSLAGTTDPTTAAPGTIRGDFGRDWGLAVQQNLVHGSDSVDSAEREIKIWFEG, encoded by the coding sequence ATGGAACGCGGCTCACGGGGACCAAGCCGGCCCGCAAACCCCGTAAACTGGCTGGGAAAACCACCGAACAACCGCATTGGAGCATCTGTGAGCATTGAACGGACCCTTGTCCTGGTCAAGCCCGACGGCGTAGCCCGCAACCTGGGTGGGAGCATCCTCGCCCGGATCGAAGCCAAGGGCTACACCCTGGCTGAGCTGAAGAAGGTCAACGCCACCCGCGAGCTGCTGGAGCAGCACTACGAGGAACACGTGGGCAAGCCGTTCTACGAGCCTCTGGTTGAGTTCATGCTCAGCGGGCCGGTCATTGCGGCCGTCTTCGAAGGCCACCGCGTGATCGAAGGCTTCCGCTCGCTGGCCGGAACCACGGATCCGACGACGGCGGCACCGGGCACCATCCGCGGCGACTTCGGCCGCGACTGGGGCTTGGCAGTGCAGCAGAACCTCGTGCACGGCTCGGATTCCGTCGACTCTGCCGAACGTGAAATCAAGATCTGGTTCGAGGGCTAA
- a CDS encoding putative integral membrane protein, which produces MPSMAKMTKAQREWRPGMPKKRRSTKVMFASTVLLLEAFVAFFGTLAVFGLRRGEVDPGIILGVGIALSVVLVLACAVLSKPWGIAVGWGLQLVLILTGFAEPTMFIVGILFAICWWYGIRAGIRIDREVAQRDREQAEWNAAHGDQAGPQTP; this is translated from the coding sequence GTGCCTAGCATGGCGAAAATGACTAAAGCGCAGCGCGAATGGCGCCCGGGCATGCCTAAAAAGCGCCGGTCCACCAAAGTGATGTTCGCTTCCACCGTGCTCCTGCTGGAAGCGTTCGTCGCGTTTTTCGGCACGCTGGCAGTCTTCGGCCTGAGGCGCGGGGAAGTTGACCCCGGCATCATCCTGGGAGTGGGCATTGCCCTGAGCGTTGTGCTTGTTCTGGCGTGCGCCGTACTTTCCAAGCCGTGGGGCATCGCAGTTGGCTGGGGGCTGCAGCTGGTTCTGATCCTGACGGGCTTCGCCGAGCCCACCATGTTCATTGTGGGCATTCTGTTTGCCATCTGCTGGTGGTACGGGATCAGGGCAGGAATACGGATTGACCGCGAGGTAGCCCAACGCGACCGCGAGCAGGCGGAATGGAACGCGGCTCACGGGGACCAAGCCGGCCCGCAAACCCCGTAA
- the folC gene encoding folylpolyglutamate synthase/dihydrofolate synthase, bifunctional protein (identified by match to protein family HMM PF02875; match to protein family HMM TIGR01499): MIMTDEFSVESVYAELLGRAPENKMEPRLAPLFRAMDVLGEPNKAYPIIHITGTNGKTSTARMIEAGLRAHGLSTGRYTSPHLSKVTERISIDGEPVPDATFVRIWDEIRPYLEIVDSELVADNQPRLTYFECLTILGFAVFADQPVDVAVMEVGLGGITDATNVGDGQVSVITPISLDHTDLLGDTTEDIAYEKSGIIKPGGFLVSAAQPVDAAQVLLEKAREVDVPFRFEGVEFGVESRSVAVGGQVLTIQGLAGRYEDLLLPLHGAHQAENAAVAVAALEAFFGGGEKELDAEVLKEAFGTVTSPGRLEVVRTAPTVVVDAAHNPDGIRVSSEAIQEAFSFSKLVVVVGVLREKDAEEILKTLKESLGGLAEEFCFTQSNSARAVPAAELAELAVDLGFGEDNVHIAEKLDDALEWAIERAESNDDLAGGVLVTGSITVVAEARILLGKASA, from the coding sequence ATGATCATGACTGACGAATTCTCAGTTGAAAGCGTCTACGCCGAACTTTTGGGCCGCGCTCCGGAGAACAAGATGGAACCGCGTCTTGCTCCGTTGTTCCGCGCCATGGACGTGCTGGGGGAGCCGAACAAGGCTTATCCGATCATCCACATCACCGGCACCAACGGCAAAACGTCCACGGCCCGCATGATCGAAGCCGGACTTCGTGCCCACGGGCTGAGTACAGGCCGCTACACCAGCCCGCACCTGTCCAAGGTAACTGAGCGCATCAGCATTGACGGCGAGCCGGTGCCGGACGCTACGTTCGTGCGCATCTGGGACGAGATCCGCCCTTACCTGGAAATCGTGGACAGCGAGCTTGTTGCCGATAACCAGCCGCGGCTGACCTACTTCGAATGCCTGACCATCCTGGGCTTCGCGGTGTTCGCCGATCAGCCTGTTGATGTCGCCGTCATGGAAGTTGGCCTTGGGGGCATCACCGATGCCACGAACGTCGGCGACGGCCAAGTCTCAGTCATCACTCCGATTTCCTTGGATCACACGGATCTTCTGGGCGACACCACCGAGGACATCGCTTACGAGAAGTCCGGCATCATCAAGCCAGGTGGCTTCCTGGTGAGTGCCGCTCAGCCAGTGGACGCTGCGCAGGTCCTGTTGGAGAAAGCCCGCGAAGTGGACGTGCCGTTCCGCTTCGAGGGCGTTGAATTTGGTGTCGAGTCCCGCAGCGTTGCTGTGGGTGGTCAGGTCCTGACCATTCAGGGACTCGCTGGCCGCTACGAAGACCTCCTGCTGCCGCTGCATGGCGCCCATCAGGCTGAAAACGCGGCTGTAGCCGTTGCGGCCTTGGAGGCATTCTTCGGCGGAGGAGAGAAAGAACTCGACGCCGAGGTACTCAAGGAAGCCTTTGGCACCGTGACGTCACCTGGCCGACTCGAAGTTGTGCGGACTGCCCCCACCGTCGTGGTGGACGCTGCGCATAACCCCGACGGCATTCGCGTCTCGTCAGAAGCGATCCAGGAGGCCTTCAGTTTCAGCAAGCTGGTGGTTGTGGTTGGCGTTCTGCGGGAAAAGGATGCCGAGGAAATCCTGAAGACGCTCAAGGAATCACTGGGGGGCCTCGCCGAGGAATTTTGCTTTACGCAATCCAACTCCGCCCGCGCCGTTCCTGCAGCGGAATTGGCCGAGCTCGCTGTCGACCTCGGTTTCGGCGAGGACAATGTTCACATCGCCGAGAAGCTGGACGATGCCCTGGAATGGGCTATCGAACGTGCCGAATCCAACGACGACCTCGCTGGCGGTGTCCTGGTGACGGGTTCCATCACGGTGGTGGCCGAGGCCCGGATCCTGCTCGGAAAGGCAAGTGCCTAG